One window of the Rosa rugosa chromosome 3, drRosRugo1.1, whole genome shotgun sequence genome contains the following:
- the LOC133735787 gene encoding probable glutathione S-transferase gives MAWSLSRSELHRLFRLQLYVHIYSRNKKMSRSKTNMEEVKVIGFWASPYVYRVTWALNLKGVKYEYQEEDIFNKSGLLLQYNPVHKKVPVFVHGGKLIAESSVILEYIEETWPQNPLLPTDPHARAMARFWTKFRDDKKPDLYGFFKRAGEEQIQAAKEAQECLKILEEHGLQEKKFFDGDKIGMTDLSMGWLAFWFEAMEEAAGVQVLEANSFPRLHAWIRNFKEVPVVKENHPDQTRLLAYFKWLREMYTKPATT, from the exons ATGGCTTGGAGCCTAAGCAGATCAGAATTACATAGACTGTTTAGGCTTCAactatatgtacatatatatagtaGGAATAAGAAGATGAGCAGAAGCAAAACGAATATGGAGGAAGTGAAGGTAATAGGATTCTGGGCAAGTCCATATGTTTACAGGGTTACATGGGCTCTGAATCTCAAGGGAGTCAAATATGAATATCAAGAAGAGGACATATTCAACAAGAGTGGTTTGCTTCTTCAGTACAACCCGGTGCACAAGAAGGTTCCAGTGTTTGTTCATGGTGGAAAGCTGATTGCAGAGTCGAGTGTCATTCTGGAGTACATTGAAGAGACCTGGCCGCAGAACCCACTGCTTCCAACAGACCCTCATGCGAGGGCCATGGCTCGATTTTGGACAAAGTTTCGAGATGACAAG AAGCCGGACCTTTACGGATTCTTTAAAAGAGCTGGAGAAGAGCAAATACAAGCAGCAAAAGAAGCCCAGGAGTGTCTGAAGATCTTAGAAGAGCATGGCCTTCAGGAGAAGAAGTTCTTTGATGGTGACAAGATTGGAATGACAGACTTATCCATGGGATGGCTAGCATTCTGGTTTGAAGCCATGGAAGAAGCAGCTGGTGTACAAGTTCTGGAAGCCAATAGCTTCCCTCGCTTGCACGCATGGATTAGAAATTTCAAGGAAGTTCCTGTGGTTAAAGAAAATCATCCTGACCAAACTCGGCTGTTAGCCTATTTCAAATGGCTAAGGGAGATGTATACCAAGCCAGCGACTACTTGA
- the LOC133735792 gene encoding monothiol glutaredoxin-S10-like: MAVSSNLTNFTSVSLNSARILSSTNRSCICSVPLNNNYSSRSSSGISASGINVRRPMSVKSMSSSSFGSRLEESVKKTVDENPVVVYSKSWCSYSSEVKSLFKRLGAEPTVIELDELGAQGPQVQKVLERLTGQHTVPNVFIGGKHIGGCTDTVKLHRKGELEPLLAEAKSKNTQT, from the exons ATGGCAGTCTCCTCTAATCTGACAAATTTCACATCCGTTTCTCTAAACTCTGCTCGCATTCTTTCTTCTACAAACCGGTCCTGCATTTGCTCCGTTCCTCTGAACAACAATTACAGTTCTCGAAGCAGCTCGGGCATAAGTGCTTCCGGGATCAATGTCAGGAGACCCATGTCGGTTAAGTCTATGTCTTCTTCCTCGTTCGGCTCTCGGCTCGAAGAGAGCGTCAAGAAGACAGTGGACGAGAACCCAGTTGTGGTCTATTCCAAAAGTTGGTGTTC GTACTCCTCTGAGGTGAAATCCTTGTTCAAAAGGCTTGGTGCGGAGCCAACCGTGATTGAATTGGATGAACTAG GTGCCCAAGGACCACAGGTTCAGAAGGTATTGGAGAGGCTTACAGGACAACATACTGTCCCAAATGTTTTTATTG GGGGGAAACACATTGGAGGTTGTACAG ATACTGTGAAGCTACACCGAAAAGGTGAACTTGAACCTTTGCTGGCAGAAGCTAAATccaaaaacacacaaacatAG